In Syngnathus typhle isolate RoL2023-S1 ecotype Sweden linkage group LG14, RoL_Styp_1.0, whole genome shotgun sequence, one genomic interval encodes:
- the LOC133166509 gene encoding uncharacterized protein K02A2.6-like, which yields MATIGTLAAFDAKNQSWEEYCEIMDQFFEANEIDDGDKQRAILLSVVGASTYSLMRNLLSPNKPKEKTYGELVALLKNHFDPKPSEIVQRYKFDSRSRKPNESVMEYVAELRRLAQDCNYGNTLEQKLRDRIVCGINDDRIQRRLLAEADLTCEKALSIAVAAETATKNAQDLQNPCTTAKCFKVNKGPQQRGKFKCGNVQECYRCKGQHNAAECKFKQEKCHACGKVGHIARACRNKSKQKRYVVNVVKKEQSRSSYRSHNVQERPEDSDTDSSEEDSFPLQNIKFKLGRMSEIYLRKVDPYTESMKLNGKRVQFEIDTGCSLTVMSEKTFLTTWRTNKTPCIKPVRLKLETYTGDRVEVVGAAQVQVKYKKQRAKLPLVVVKGDGPSLLGRCWLEDIQLNWKEIKARHKERQVHQIHTDQETVETKATLQEVLCKHDEVFKEELGTLKGTKATIHVKGNAVPRFFRPRSIPYAMRAKVDEEIDRLLKEDIITPVKYSEWAAPVVPILKPVGTVRLCGDYKLTLNTVSSLEQYPIPRVEDLFNALAKGKQFSKLDMSHAYQQIPMDEDSKKYLTVNTHRGLFTYNRLPFGVASAPAIFQRTMESLLCGIPLVAVYPSIHPSIHPSIFFRLSGVGSRGQQLQEGLPDFPLPSHFI from the coding sequence ATGGCGACCattggcactctggcggcgtttgatgcgaaaaatcaaagctgggaagaatactgtgaaataatggatcagttttttgaggccaatgagattgatgatggggataagcagagagctattctcctcagtgttgtcggcgcatctacatacagtttaatgcggaatctccttagtccaaataaaccaaaagagaagacttacggcgagctggtggcactactaaaaaaccacttcgacccaaagccaagtgaaatcGTCCAGAGGTACAAGTTTGATTCTCGCAGTCGTAAGCCAAATGAGTCGGTGATGGAGTACGTAGCGGAGCTGCGGAGGCTGGCCCAGGACTGTAATTATGGCAACACCTTGGAGCAAAAGTTGAGAGACAGGatcgtttgtggaataaatgatgatcggattcaaagaagactcctggcagaagcagatctaacgtgtgagaaggctttgtccattgcagttgcggcagaaacagcaactaaaaatgcgcaagacctgcagaatccgtgcaccactgcgaagtgcttcaaagtaaacaaaggccCGCAGCAGCGAGGCAAGTTCAAGTGCGGAAATGTTCAGGAGTGCTATCGTTGCAAAggacaacacaacgctgcagaatgtaagtttaaacaagaaaaatgtcatgcatgtggaaaagtgggtcatattgccagagcctgcagaaataaaagcaaacaaaagagatatgTAGTAAATGTAGTAAAAAAGGAGCAGTCTCGTTCAAGTTATCGGTCACATAACGTTCAAGAGCGACCAGAGGACAGTGATACAGATAGTTCGGAAGAAGATTCctttcctttacaaaatataaagtttaagCTTGGACGTATGAGTGAAATATACCTGAGAAAAGTTGATCCGTATACAGAGAGCATGAAACTAAATGGGAAGAGAGTTCAGTTTGAGATTGACACAGGTTGCAGTCTCACAGTAATGAGTGAGAAGACATTCCTAACAACATGGAGAACCAACAAGACTCCTTGTATTAAACCAGTACGACTCAAGTTGGAGACATACACTggggatcgagttgaagttgtgggagcagctcaagtccaagtcaagtacaaaaagcaaagagctaaactgcccctagtggttgtgaaaggagatggtccctcattactaggcagatgctggctagaggacattcagctgaattggaaagaaataaaagccagacacaaagaaagacaagtacatcagatacacacagaccaggaaacagtggaaacaaaagcgaccttacaagaagtactgtgcaaacatgatgaagttttcaaggaggagctgggcactttaaagggcaccaaagccactattcatgtgaagggaaatgctgttccgcgcttcttccgtccaaggtctattccttatgccatgagagcaaaagtggatgaggaaattgacagactgttaaaagaagacattatcacaccagttaagtactcagaatgggcagcaccagtggtacctatcctgaaaccagtgggcacagtcagattatgtggagattataaactaacattaaacaccgtgtcatcccttgagcagtatccgatacccagagttgaggatttgttcaatgcacttgcaaagggtaagcagttctctaagttagacatgagtcatgcttatcaacagatacctatggatgaggactccaagaaatacctcaccgtgaatacgcacaggggattgttcacctacaacaggcttccattcggtgtggcctctgccccggccatatttcagagaacgatggagagtcttttatgtgggattcctctagtagctgtgtatccatccatccatccatccatccatccatccatcttcttccgcttatccggggtcgggtcgcgggggcagcagcttcaggagggactcccagacttccctctccccagccacttcatctag
- the LOC133166510 gene encoding uncharacterized protein K02A2.6-like has protein sequence MGSPRVQRWAVKLSAYKYNIVYKPGKHHANADALSRMPVPVKLRKEVSTEQVLMMDMLDETLIDAKQIKSWTAKDTVLSQVHEYILKGWPTETDPNLKAFHQRKLELGVRDGCVLWGARAVIPAKGRDRMLKMLHQTHTGMTKMKGLARSYMWWPGMDQDVERTVQACHECQAHQKAPASAPLHPWEWPESPWSRIHVDYAGPFLGEMFLVIVDAHSKWLDVYPTKTCTSLVTIEKLRQRFSNFGIPKMLVSDNGTCFTSAEFEAFMKQNGISHVRSAPFHPSSNGLAERAVQTFKEGMKKMKEGTIQTRLSRFLFSYRITPHATTGLSPAELMMSRRRRSALDLVVPDMKTKVQQKQLKQKENHDTRSKQRGFTSGEDVLIRNYSYGPKWIPGVIQNTSGPLSYTVSVGTGQVVKRHVDQVRARLSNLETKVEKEKSLVFFPETIAKIPLPEINKPQMLELSSNSEKVSELLPATNTQDEKVVPPQTELRRSSRDRHTPVHLKDFVP, from the coding sequence atgggatcacctagagtgcagcggtgggctgtgaagttgagtgcatacaaatacaacattgtctacaaaccaggcaaacatcatgcaaatgcagatgccttgagcaggatgccagttcctgtcaagttaaggaaagaggtgagtactgagcaagtacttatgatggacatgttggatgagacattgatagatgcaaagcagataaagagctggacggcaaaagacactgttttatcacaagttcatgaatacatcctgaaagggtggcccacagaaaccgatccaaatctgaaagctttccaccagagaaaattggagctcggtgttagagatggctgcgttctctggggagctcgagcggtcatccctgccaaaggaagagataggatgttaaaaatgttacatcaaactcacacaggaatgactaaaatgaaaggtttggcaagatcatacatgtggtggcctggaatggatcaggatgtagagagaacggttcaagcatgtcacgaatgtcaggcacatcaaaaagcacctgcttctgctcctctacacccgtgggaatggcctgaatcaccatggtcaaggattcatgtggactatgcaggaccttttctaggagaaatgtttctcgtaattgtggatgcacattcaaagtggttggatgtttaccctacaaaaacatgcacatccttagtcacaatcgagaaactcagacagcgctttagtaattttggaataccaaaaatgctggtgtccgacaatggaacttgcttcacaagtgctgagtttgaagcgttcatgaagcaaaatggtatcagtcatgtgagatccgctccttttcacccatcctcaaatggactcgcagagagagcagttcaaacttttaaagaggggatgaagaagatgaaagaagggacaatacaaacaaggttatcaagattcttgtttagctaccggatcacacctcacgcaacaacaggcttatcacctgccgaactcatgatgtcacgcagacgaaggtccgccctggatttggttgttccggatatgaaaaccaaagtgcaacaaaagcaacttaaacagaaagaaaatcatgacacaCGGAGTAAGCAGAGAGGGTTTACGTCAGGAGAGGACGTACTCATCAGGAACTATTCCTATGGACCGAAATGGATTCCTGGTGTTATCCAAAACACTTCAGGACCCCTTTCCTATACCGTTAGTGTTGGTACTGGTCAAGTTGTGAAAAGGCATGTAGATCAGGTAAGAGCAAGATTATCCAATCTCGAGACAAAggttgagaaggagaaaagcttagtattttttccagagactattgcaaagattccactaccggaaataaataaaccacagatgttagaactgagttctaattcagagaaggtgtcagagttactacctgctaccaatacccaggatgaaaaggttgtaccaccacagaccgagttgagacgttctagtagagatagacatacccctgttcacctcaaagactttgttccttaa